The proteins below come from a single Mugil cephalus isolate CIBA_MC_2020 chromosome 7, CIBA_Mcephalus_1.1, whole genome shotgun sequence genomic window:
- the rnf182 gene encoding E3 ubiquitin-protein ligase RNF182 — translation MMLELQTLENGVGGCSHADTWSAEELECKICYSAYNLGSRRPKVLECCHRLCSKCLAKILDLGESPPNALVCPFCRYVTRLPGEAVSSLPDDCNLVAALAFQSRNQRNLHFQQDATTELLLSPRRLSSLMGGNAAMPPSTLSSSASTAYSTIRSSPNFVVITIMEPPPASTSTQDLQRLPRGSQDNHSSSQDSMASITQRWTVWNCAALLCQTSARALVWVLGLLYFSSLPMGVYLLIMQRTTVGVLLVSLVPASLIMIMVYGFCQCICHEIWDCMPP, via the coding sequence ATGATGCTTGAGCTGCAGACCCTTGAGAACGGTGTAGGCGGTTGCAGCCACGCGGACACGTGGAGCGCCGAAGAACTGGAATGTAAGATCTGCTACAGCGCGTACAACCTGGGGAGTCGCAGGCCCAAGGTGCTCGAGTGCTGCCACCGCCTGTGCTCCAAATGCCTCGCCAAGATCCTGGATCTGGGTGAGTCTCCCCCGAATGCCTTGGTCTGCCCGTTCTGCCGCTACGTCACCAGGCTGCCGGGAGAGGCTGTGAGCAGCCTGCCGGACGACTGCAACCTGGTGGCAGCGCTGGCGTTCCAAAgcaggaaccagaggaacctcCACTTCCAGCAGGACGCCACAACCGAGCTGCTCCTCAGCCCAAGGCGCCTCAGCTCGCTGATGGGTGGCAACGCCGCCATGCCCCCTTCCACCTTATCCTCCTCTGCTTCCACCGCCTACTCCACCATCCGGAGCTCCCCCAATTTTGTGGTCATCACCATCATGGAGCCGCCACCGGCGTCCACGTCGACCCAAGACCTCCAACGCCTGCCACGTGGCTCCCAGGACAACCACTCGTCCAGTCAGGACTCCATGGCATCCATCACGCAGAGGTGGACGGTGTGGAACTGTGCTGCACTTCTGTGTCAGACCTCAGCCCGGGCACTGGTGTGGGTGCTGGGGCTGCTGTACTTTAGCTCGCTGCCGATGGGGGTTTACCTGCTCATCATGCAGAGGACGACAGTCGGGGTGCTGCTGGTGAGCCTGGTTCCGGCCAGTCTGATCATGATCATGGTCTACGGGTTCTGCCAGTGCATCTGCCATGAGATCTGGGACTGCATGCCTCCCTAA